The proteins below come from a single Eucalyptus grandis isolate ANBG69807.140 chromosome 3, ASM1654582v1, whole genome shotgun sequence genomic window:
- the LOC104437444 gene encoding CBL-interacting serine/threonine-protein kinase 21-like yields the protein MAPVSNIGKYQLRQTIGEGTFAKVKLAIDSSDGHTVAVKVIDKQMVMENNLKHQVKREIRTMKLLLHPNIVRIHEVIGTKTKIYIVMEYVSGGQLSEKLSYLRKFSESEARKLFQQLIDTVDYCHHRGVYHRDLKPENLLLDSKGNLKVSDFGLSALRKPGDMLSTACGSPCYVAPELFADKGYDGAAADIWSCGVILFELLAGNLPFDDRSLMNLYKKIARAEYTCPPWFTNSQKKILSRILDPNPTRRITISEILEDAWFQENYKPACGGECDAKNLDDVNAAFDALEDSDAEKTMPKSNNFINAFQLIAMSRDLDLSGLFEEQEEKKQKTRLGSKNTISDTFRKIEVAATDMSLSIERLNNKMKMHPRQKMTRCARSYLDFSAEVIEVAPEHCVVEISKSAGELGMYKEFCRSLSSLLTEKSCDSLESPTSRESLIQCEDVVRAGCSKEDIDDDEDLQSSSSSL from the exons ATGGCCCCCGTCAGCAACATAGGGAAGTATCAGCTCCGGCAAACGATCGGAGAAGGCACCTTTGCCAAGGTCAAGCTGGCCATCGACAGCTCGGATGGCCATACCGTTGCCGTCAAGGTCATCGATAAGCAGATGGTGATGGAAAACAATCTTAAGCATCAG GTGAAAAGAGAGATTCGGACAATGAAGCTTTTACTTCACCCGAACATTGTAAGGATACACGAG GTCATCGGAACCAAGACAAAAATATACATAGTAATGGAATATGTATCCGGAGGACAACTATCAGAAAAGCTG TCTTATCTGAGGAAATTCAGTGAAAGCGAGGCAAGAAAGCTATTCCAACAGTTGATCGACACGGTGGACTATTGCCATCACAGAGGGGTATATCACAGGGATCTGAAG CCAGAAAACTTGCTGTTGGATAGCAAGGGGAATCTGAAGGTGTCTGATTTCGGACTTAGTGCTTTGCGAAAG CCTGGAGACATGTTATCGACAGCGTGTGGCTCTCCATGCTATGTTGCACCCGAG CTATTTGCGGATAAAGGGTATGACGGAGCAGCTGCAGACATTTGGTCTTGTGGGGTGATCCTCTTCGAATTACTGGCAGGGAATTTGCCGTTTGATGACCGTAGCCTGATGAATTTATACAAGAAG ATCGCAAGAGCAGAATACACATGTCCACCATGGTTCACAAACAGTCAAAAGAAGATCCTCTCTAGAATACTTGATCCAAATCCTACAAGG CGAATAACAATATCGGAGATTTTAGAGGATGCTTGGTTCCAGGAAAACTACAAACCTGCTTGCGGAGGCGAATGTGATGCAAAGAACCTGGATGATGTTAATGCTGCTTTTGACGCACTAGAG GATAGTGATGCAGAGAAGACAATGCCAAAGTCCAACAATTTTATAAATGCTTTTCAATTGATCGCAATGTCACGCGACCTGGATTTATCAGGACTTTTTGAAGAACAG gaagagaagaaacaaaaaacaaggcTTGGATCCAAAAATACAATTAGTGATACCTTCAGAAAAATAGAAGTTGCTGCAACAGATATGAGTCtttcaattgaaagattaaaCAATAAG ATGAAGATGCATCCAAGGCAAAAGATGACTAGATGTGCTAGATCCTATCTTGATTTTTCAGCAGAG GTGATTGAAGTTGCTCCTGAGCACTGTGTAGTAGAAATCTCGAAATCAGCAGGCGAGCTAGGAATGTATAAAGAG TTCTGCCGGAGTTTATCAAGCCTGCTCACTGAGAAATCATGCGATTCATTAGAGAGTCCAACGTCTCGAGAGAGCTTAATCCAATGCGAGGACGTAGTCAGAGCAGGATG CTCTAAAGAGGacattgatgatgatgaggaccTCCAAAGTTCATCATCCTCCTTATGA